Proteins encoded together in one Formosa sp. Hel3_A1_48 window:
- a CDS encoding DNA cytosine methyltransferase yields MGINNQMLRIKDVANELNVSQKSVRRYIHSGKLKSNKIGGVHRISETELEDFLKSSIYDKEPERELEWKKPKSTKTDLINWMDISDEWDSPQKSIFTSADLFCGAGGMAKGFELAGFNQVCGLDWFKEAGMTYRHNFNHPLIEGDITKREIKDKFINTIKKQLKGKSLTVLSGGFPCQGFSMSGSRIVEDERNSLYKDMLEIIEELQPEFIVAENVKGLRSMLKGKVEDKIKNDIKKLGYDVNVTILNSADYYVPQKRERIIFIANRIGEKNHHPSPLLESGSYITTKEAIEDLIKLKDKKEFNHVRTKHSDDMKERLALVAEGKSLYDNYSDSWKKCPWNEASCTIKENHGGVNIHPIEPRVITVREMARLQSFPDDFIFKGAKGKQMVQIGNAVPPLLAKAIGLAIKKTKQD; encoded by the coding sequence ATGGGTATAAATAATCAAATGCTTAGAATTAAAGATGTAGCAAATGAATTAAATGTTTCTCAAAAATCAGTGAGAAGATATATTCACTCTGGTAAATTAAAATCAAACAAAATTGGAGGTGTACACCGCATATCAGAAACTGAATTAGAAGATTTTCTTAAATCATCTATTTATGATAAAGAACCTGAAAGAGAATTAGAGTGGAAAAAACCCAAATCAACAAAAACTGATTTGATAAATTGGATGGATATCTCAGATGAGTGGGATTCCCCTCAAAAAAGTATTTTTACTTCAGCAGATTTATTTTGTGGTGCTGGAGGGATGGCTAAAGGTTTTGAGTTAGCAGGATTTAATCAAGTATGTGGCTTAGATTGGTTTAAAGAAGCTGGCATGACTTACCGACACAACTTTAACCATCCTTTAATTGAAGGAGATATTACAAAAAGAGAAATAAAAGACAAATTTATAAATACCATAAAAAAACAACTCAAAGGCAAATCCTTAACTGTTCTTTCTGGTGGTTTTCCTTGTCAAGGTTTTAGTATGTCTGGAAGTAGAATTGTGGAAGATGAGAGAAATTCTCTTTACAAAGATATGCTCGAAATAATTGAAGAATTACAACCAGAATTTATTGTTGCTGAAAATGTTAAAGGGCTACGTTCAATGTTGAAAGGAAAAGTTGAGGATAAAATAAAAAACGATATAAAAAAACTTGGCTATGATGTTAATGTAACTATTTTAAATTCAGCAGATTATTATGTTCCTCAAAAAAGAGAACGAATTATTTTTATAGCAAATAGAATAGGGGAAAAAAATCATCACCCTTCTCCTCTCCTTGAATCAGGTTCTTACATCACAACAAAAGAAGCTATTGAAGATTTAATAAAACTTAAAGATAAAAAAGAATTTAATCACGTTAGAACAAAACATAGTGATGATATGAAAGAAAGATTAGCTTTAGTTGCAGAGGGAAAAAGCCTTTATGATAATTACTCTGATTCTTGGAAAAAATGTCCTTGGAATGAGGCAAGTTGTACAATAAAAGAAAATCACGGAGGTGTAAATATCCATCCTATTGAACCAAGAGTAATAACAGTAAGGGAAATGGCAAGATTACAATCTTTCCCTGATGATTTTATATTTAAAGGTGCTAAAGGGAAACAAATGGTTCAAATTGGAAATGCAGTACCGCCACTTTTAGCAAAAGCAATAGGATTAGCAATTAAAAAGACAAAGCAGGATTAA
- a CDS encoding tyrosine-type recombinase/integrase — MTLQFPKVHTDSLNKVFVSFYINGKRYRLYNGKRINSSTDPNSYPLDQRLSIAKVLAAEIYSYLLNGGVLLSYRSTNVVIGKLSDIDYIKQALDSKLAGDYSKKYKAMLQFSFDCLKQEIDSSKLSVIGLKNILSRYCSGVSHNTLKRHLNVLLNEAVSLGMEGNPMTGIKSKKSKAVLHKPFDDIATVLEDIKAFNKHLHLCCLLTYGCLLRPHREIRELTWGDFSSDLSYITLSGFRNKSGRNRIVPVPSFIKPYLHPKGLDDNIFTGEQNSRNPDYFKTLWSRYKKQTKVLKQGQTLYSFRHSGAIEIFKRTGSITKLQKAMGHSSINVSLTYLRGLEIAELKEEDMPKYNYIAY; from the coding sequence ATGACACTACAATTTCCTAAAGTTCACACTGATTCTTTAAACAAAGTATTTGTATCCTTTTACATCAATGGTAAGAGATACAGACTTTATAATGGCAAGAGAATCAACTCAAGCACAGATCCTAATTCCTATCCCCTTGACCAAAGATTATCTATTGCTAAAGTTCTAGCTGCTGAGATATACAGCTATCTTTTAAACGGTGGTGTTTTACTATCCTACAGATCCACAAATGTTGTGATTGGTAAACTCTCAGACATTGATTATATCAAACAAGCATTGGATTCAAAACTAGCTGGTGATTACTCCAAGAAATACAAGGCTATGTTACAGTTTAGTTTTGACTGTTTAAAGCAAGAAATAGACTCTTCAAAACTCTCTGTTATAGGGCTTAAAAATATTCTTTCAAGGTATTGCTCTGGAGTTTCTCACAACACCCTTAAAAGACATCTAAACGTGCTTCTAAATGAGGCTGTATCCTTAGGAATGGAGGGCAATCCAATGACTGGGATAAAAAGTAAGAAATCCAAGGCTGTTTTGCACAAACCCTTTGATGATATTGCTACTGTATTAGAGGATATAAAAGCTTTTAATAAACACCTTCATTTGTGTTGTTTATTGACCTATGGTTGTTTACTAAGACCTCATAGGGAAATAAGGGAATTGACTTGGGGAGATTTCTCTAGTGACTTAAGTTATATTACACTTTCTGGGTTTAGAAATAAGTCAGGTAGAAACAGGATTGTACCAGTGCCAAGTTTTATTAAACCCTACTTACATCCAAAAGGTTTAGATGATAATATCTTTACTGGGGAGCAGAATAGTAGGAACCCAGATTATTTTAAAACGCTATGGAGCAGATACAAGAAACAAACTAAGGTTCTTAAACAAGGACAAACACTCTACTCTTTTAGACACTCTGGGGCTATAGAAATCTTTAAAAGAACTGGATCAATAACCAAGCTACAGAAAGCTATGGGGCATTCTTCTATTAATGTATCCCTAACCTACTTAAGAGGATTAGAAATAGCTGAACTGAAAGAAGAGGATATGCCTAAATATAATTATATTGCATATTAA
- a CDS encoding caspase family protein — MKNIFILFFSIAHFFLLSQEKEKRLALVMGNANYEKGELNNPVNDARLIASTLDSLEFDVILKENLATRRDMTNAIREFGAKRENYDVAFVYYAGHGIQIDDENFLLPTKENFFSEEDVLDYAVSVEKIMRILKSKDNQVNILILDACRDNPFESSWNNTRSLNGRGLAKIQPPTGSLIAFSTDSGQTAPDGNGDNSIYTSSLSRNMKIDDISIDQVFRNVRAEVLDQTNGQQRPLESTQLVGKSFILKKTFSLYDSTIEEIINFCNTKKQSGGLEEVIEILNTSANFYRLQKKYKEEIYLREKLINDYVFSPLSAEAPKYFSLEIRNLSSTDITYEKFKESFQIEEYNLFINNLKLLLSNDKIEYEPYIDKSYYISLYNAFLTSFNIVDNNLFSLEELLTFPKIDFDMKFLDSGLSNFWFLKKEHFDWRTNPCSENFFLVDDFDDLNSILVEESRSLISKFDSNFYIDINEKNKELVNFTKKQYPDIKVEVDRMKADHIVYVNTKNSKELLEELNETFRDYNDFFKEPSFDYNRYIDLTSFGYFILALETQISRGVFYSTLNEDDLSHYISLYINSRKYVELLLDKFSEISFEQKTKIENYNNFVVKSKFRPNFFVQETNYLLPTDDFEKFQKRKETISEAYRWRISSCDNFLYLKSEIKKKNYTILEDKELFSNWSLFGHELLYKLYNGYLKNSDFFSTSDSAFKQKLLDYEREYKLNYINRVWVINYLKLIRGASLKNNGEIFWSYELLTSLKLMENLITTKFGAKDDILFLRYVNLHIKLIISSASNFCYNPFELSEDLKSIEEENRNSQNFLLNAYLDDLYKYFYQDSPYHKNLLNHFQEKEISDLFK; from the coding sequence ATGAAAAATATTTTCATTTTATTTTTTTCAATTGCACACTTTTTCTTGTTAAGTCAAGAAAAAGAAAAAAGACTTGCATTGGTCATGGGGAATGCCAATTATGAAAAAGGGGAGTTAAACAATCCTGTAAACGATGCAAGACTCATAGCCTCTACATTAGACTCTCTTGAATTTGATGTCATATTAAAAGAAAATTTGGCAACACGAAGAGATATGACAAATGCAATAAGAGAATTTGGAGCAAAAAGAGAAAATTATGATGTGGCTTTTGTTTATTACGCTGGGCATGGAATTCAAATTGACGACGAAAACTTTCTACTTCCAACAAAAGAAAATTTTTTTTCTGAAGAAGATGTTCTTGATTATGCAGTTAGTGTAGAAAAAATTATGAGAATTCTAAAATCTAAGGATAATCAGGTTAACATCCTTATTCTAGATGCATGTAGAGACAATCCTTTTGAATCCAGCTGGAATAATACACGCTCATTGAACGGCAGAGGACTTGCTAAAATACAGCCCCCAACAGGTTCTCTTATAGCATTTTCAACAGACTCTGGACAAACTGCTCCCGACGGGAACGGGGATAACAGTATTTATACTTCAAGTTTATCTAGAAATATGAAAATCGATGACATTTCTATTGACCAAGTTTTCAGGAATGTTAGAGCTGAGGTTTTAGATCAAACAAATGGACAACAAAGACCTTTAGAATCAACTCAACTCGTTGGAAAATCTTTTATTCTAAAAAAAACGTTCTCATTGTATGATTCAACAATTGAAGAAATAATTAATTTTTGTAACACTAAAAAACAAAGTGGAGGACTAGAAGAAGTCATCGAGATTCTTAACACATCTGCAAATTTTTATAGATTACAAAAAAAATATAAGGAAGAAATTTATTTAAGAGAAAAACTAATTAATGATTATGTCTTTAGTCCTCTCTCAGCTGAGGCTCCTAAATATTTCTCCCTTGAAATTAGGAACTTGAGTAGTACGGATATAACCTACGAAAAGTTTAAAGAATCGTTCCAAATTGAGGAATATAATTTATTTATCAATAATCTAAAACTGCTGTTGAGTAATGACAAAATAGAATATGAACCTTACATTGACAAATCCTATTACATTTCACTTTACAATGCTTTTTTGACATCTTTTAATATTGTTGATAACAACCTTTTTTCATTAGAAGAATTGTTAACTTTTCCAAAAATTGATTTTGATATGAAATTCTTGGACAGTGGATTATCAAATTTTTGGTTTTTAAAAAAAGAACATTTTGATTGGAGAACTAATCCTTGCTCTGAAAATTTTTTTTTAGTTGATGATTTCGATGATTTAAACAGCATACTTGTGGAAGAATCGAGATCTTTAATTTCAAAATTTGACAGCAATTTTTATATAGATATCAATGAAAAAAATAAAGAATTAGTAAACTTTACTAAAAAACAATATCCCGATATCAAAGTTGAAGTTGATCGAATGAAAGCTGACCATATTGTGTATGTAAATACTAAAAACTCTAAGGAGTTACTAGAAGAGCTTAATGAAACATTTAGGGACTATAATGATTTTTTTAAAGAGCCTAGTTTTGATTATAATCGATATATTGATTTAACTTCATTTGGATATTTCATTTTAGCCTTAGAAACTCAAATTTCAAGAGGAGTATTCTACTCTACGCTTAACGAAGATGATTTATCTCATTACATTTCGTTGTATATAAATTCAAGAAAATATGTTGAATTATTGCTGGATAAGTTTAGTGAAATTTCATTTGAACAAAAAACAAAAATTGAGAACTATAATAACTTTGTTGTTAAATCGAAGTTCAGGCCTAATTTTTTCGTTCAAGAGACGAATTATTTGTTACCAACTGATGATTTTGAAAAATTTCAAAAAAGGAAAGAGACTATTTCTGAGGCATATAGATGGAGAATTTCATCATGTGACAATTTTCTTTATTTAAAAAGTGAAATAAAGAAAAAAAATTATACAATTCTGGAAGACAAAGAATTGTTTAGCAATTGGAGTTTATTTGGTCATGAGTTATTGTACAAACTTTACAATGGCTATCTTAAAAACAGCGATTTTTTTAGCACATCTGACAGTGCGTTTAAACAAAAGTTACTTGACTACGAGAGAGAATATAAACTGAATTACATAAATAGAGTTTGGGTTATAAATTACCTCAAACTTATTAGAGGGGCTTCATTAAAGAACAATGGTGAAATCTTTTGGAGTTATGAGCTGTTGACTTCTTTGAAACTAATGGAGAATTTAATAACAACAAAATTTGGTGCCAAAGATGATATTTTGTTTTTAAGATATGTTAATTTACACATAAAATTAATCATTTCTTCCGCATCAAACTTTTGCTACAATCCCTTTGAGTTGAGTGAAGACTTAAAGTCTATTGAAGAAGAGAACAGAAACAGTCAAAACTTTTTATTAAATGCTTATTTAGACGATCTTTACAAGTATTTTTATCAAGATTCGCCGTACCATAAAAATCTTTTAAACCATTTTCAAGAAAAAGAAATATCAGATTTGTTCAAATAA
- a CDS encoding restriction endonuclease codes for MNYKQIFKSIVNWDNFVSSLSDLSKKEKGDAFEFLTKCLFEIKPQYTKLYDNVWLLSEVPQKELEYLELPFHDLGIDLIAKTGNEYHAIQCKYHSDKYQSVTFKEVSTFTTLVEGNPKISKGYICSSALSTSKNLDKVSKGSIIKLLGDTWQDLDEEFFKNVNKKLQGKAVKITPYKPFQHQKKAIKDAVKHFVQDEESRGKLIFPCGAGKSLTGYWIIKELNPKSTIIAVPSLSLVKQTLEVYLREMVANKASVKWLCICSDEGIGKNDDVAFFTDNLGVPCQTDPNYIESWLKANKEENKVIFTTYQSGRIIAELSKKLKITFDVGIFDEAHKTVGADTKLFSHLLFEKNINITKRVFMTATERFYAGSRDDIISMDDEDIYGETFTQMSFKEAIDAKLLTDYKVITIDIKKSEIAEFIKDNNLVQLNSRWKKETEARSLASMLALRKAMKRFNIKNAVSFHSSIEKATRNKELQKYITETYKYKPIDTYTVSGKIPTTKRNDIVQEFAKSQKALITNARCLTEGVDVPNIDCIVFADPRKSKVDIVQALGRALRKKEGKDWGYVILPVVYDGNTNEIDNDNFNEILSIVRGLAANDERIIEYFKDKSLGEGSKERSGGVKLFDMISETLSESDFAEQLSIKLWEKLSRFSWMPFEEAREFVRTLNIENQEEYWTKHKAGLIPKNIPFSPYNVYKQSGWKSYPDFLGYESLFRTLLSYEASKKIVQKFKLKSSIDWRSLDKSKLQLNIPKRPNSYYKDKGWVSWGDWLGYEPRRKNNANYLNYEEACKFVNGLGLKSNDDWLKYCKTGKIPVNIPKDPRKIYASSGWVGLGDWLGTGRIADQLKKHQYLSFEEARKYVQSLNLKNSRQWVEHVKEKNIKNIPRKPDQTYSLKGWNGWKDFLGITNNKKFDSFHKAQEWALKNNIKTKKEWKESQLRPDCFPKNPDYSAEYKKEWISWNKFLNKKDYLGFIEAKKFIASLKLKNQSEWRKYCKSSEFPSFIPKNPKKEYSDQWLGLGDWLGTGRVADQLKVFRSFEDVKKLVKNLGIKSQKEWFQYAKSGGKPEDVPYKPYRYKKEWKGWADFLGKE; via the coding sequence GTGAATTATAAACAAATATTTAAATCGATTGTCAACTGGGATAACTTTGTAAGTTCTCTTTCCGACCTTTCAAAAAAGGAAAAAGGAGATGCTTTTGAGTTTTTAACAAAGTGCTTGTTTGAAATTAAGCCCCAATACACTAAGCTTTATGACAATGTGTGGTTACTCTCTGAAGTTCCTCAAAAGGAACTTGAGTATCTTGAACTTCCTTTCCATGATTTAGGTATTGACCTCATTGCTAAAACTGGAAACGAATATCACGCAATACAATGCAAGTACCACTCGGACAAATACCAGTCAGTAACATTTAAAGAAGTTTCCACTTTTACAACTCTTGTTGAAGGTAATCCAAAGATAAGTAAAGGATACATTTGTTCAAGTGCTCTAAGCACATCTAAAAACCTTGATAAAGTTAGTAAGGGGAGTATCATTAAGCTACTTGGGGATACCTGGCAAGATTTAGATGAAGAGTTTTTTAAAAATGTAAATAAGAAGCTTCAAGGCAAAGCGGTTAAAATCACTCCTTACAAACCTTTTCAACATCAAAAAAAGGCGATTAAAGATGCTGTAAAACACTTTGTTCAGGACGAGGAATCAAGAGGTAAACTTATTTTTCCTTGTGGCGCTGGTAAGAGTTTAACAGGCTATTGGATAATTAAAGAATTAAACCCAAAATCAACAATTATAGCAGTGCCTAGCCTTTCTCTTGTAAAGCAAACCTTGGAGGTTTACTTACGAGAAATGGTAGCTAATAAAGCCAGTGTAAAATGGTTGTGTATCTGTTCCGATGAGGGTATCGGAAAAAATGATGATGTTGCCTTCTTTACAGACAATTTAGGAGTTCCATGTCAAACAGATCCTAATTACATTGAGAGTTGGTTAAAAGCAAATAAAGAAGAGAATAAAGTCATTTTCACTACCTATCAAAGTGGTAGAATCATTGCAGAGCTTTCCAAAAAACTCAAGATAACTTTTGATGTTGGAATTTTTGATGAGGCGCATAAGACTGTAGGGGCTGACACAAAATTATTTAGTCATCTATTATTTGAAAAGAATATCAACATCACAAAGCGAGTGTTCATGACAGCAACCGAGCGATTTTACGCTGGTTCTAGAGATGATATTATCTCAATGGACGATGAGGATATCTACGGAGAAACATTCACTCAAATGAGCTTCAAAGAAGCCATTGATGCGAAGCTTTTAACCGACTATAAGGTTATAACCATTGATATTAAAAAGTCTGAAATAGCAGAGTTTATAAAAGACAATAATCTTGTACAACTAAATAGCAGATGGAAGAAAGAAACAGAAGCTAGATCCTTAGCCTCAATGCTAGCTTTGAGAAAAGCTATGAAGCGTTTTAACATCAAAAATGCTGTATCATTTCACTCGTCTATTGAAAAAGCTACTAGGAATAAAGAACTTCAGAAATACATCACAGAGACCTATAAATATAAACCAATAGATACCTACACTGTTTCTGGTAAAATACCTACAACCAAACGAAATGATATAGTTCAAGAGTTTGCCAAATCCCAAAAAGCTTTAATTACAAATGCTCGTTGTTTAACTGAAGGGGTTGATGTTCCAAACATTGATTGTATTGTATTTGCTGACCCAAGAAAAAGTAAAGTTGATATTGTACAAGCGCTTGGTAGAGCACTTAGAAAAAAAGAAGGTAAAGATTGGGGTTATGTTATTCTTCCAGTTGTTTATGATGGAAATACAAATGAAATAGATAATGATAATTTCAATGAAATTCTCTCTATTGTAAGGGGCTTAGCTGCGAATGATGAGAGAATAATTGAGTACTTCAAAGATAAAAGTTTGGGAGAGGGCTCAAAAGAAAGGTCTGGGGGTGTTAAACTGTTTGATATGATTTCTGAAACCCTTTCAGAGTCAGACTTTGCAGAACAGCTTTCAATCAAACTTTGGGAGAAATTGTCAAGGTTTAGCTGGATGCCATTTGAAGAGGCAAGGGAATTTGTGAGAACTTTAAATATTGAAAATCAGGAAGAATATTGGACTAAACATAAGGCAGGTTTAATCCCTAAAAACATTCCTTTTTCACCATATAATGTATATAAGCAATCAGGCTGGAAGTCTTACCCTGATTTTCTAGGCTATGAAAGTCTTTTTAGAACTTTGCTGAGTTATGAAGCCAGTAAAAAAATAGTTCAAAAATTTAAATTAAAAAGTTCAATTGATTGGAGAAGTTTAGACAAATCTAAACTACAATTAAACATTCCCAAAAGACCCAATAGCTATTATAAAGACAAAGGTTGGGTTAGCTGGGGCGATTGGCTTGGATATGAACCTAGAAGGAAAAACAATGCTAATTATTTAAATTATGAAGAGGCCTGTAAATTCGTTAATGGTTTGGGTTTAAAAAGTAATGACGATTGGCTAAAGTATTGCAAAACAGGAAAAATCCCAGTTAATATCCCAAAAGACCCAAGAAAAATTTATGCCAGTAGTGGTTGGGTTGGGCTCGGTGATTGGCTTGGAACAGGAAGAATAGCAGACCAATTAAAAAAACATCAATACTTATCATTTGAGGAAGCAAGGAAATACGTTCAAAGTCTCAACCTGAAGAATTCAAGACAGTGGGTGGAGCATGTCAAAGAAAAAAACATCAAAAACATTCCAAGAAAGCCAGATCAAACCTACAGTCTCAAAGGGTGGAATGGTTGGAAAGATTTTCTGGGTATAACAAACAATAAAAAATTTGATTCTTTTCATAAAGCACAAGAATGGGCTTTGAAAAATAATATTAAAACAAAAAAGGAGTGGAAAGAAAGTCAATTAAGACCAGATTGTTTTCCTAAAAATCCAGATTACAGTGCGGAGTATAAAAAAGAATGGATTAGTTGGAATAAGTTTCTAAATAAAAAAGATTATTTGGGGTTTATCGAAGCAAAAAAATTTATAGCCAGTCTAAAATTGAAAAATCAATCTGAATGGCGAAAATATTGTAAGTCTTCTGAATTCCCCTCCTTTATTCCTAAAAACCCAAAGAAAGAATATTCCGATCAATGGTTAGGTTTAGGTGACTGGTTAGGAACCGGAAGAGTAGCTGATCAATTAAAGGTTTTTAGAAGTTTTGAAGATGTAAAAAAACTTGTTAAAAATCTAGGTATTAAAAGCCAAAAAGAATGGTTTCAATATGCAAAATCTGGTGGTAAACCAGAAGATGTTCCATATAAGCCATATAGATATAAAAAGGAGTGGAAAGGCTGGGCTGATTTCTTGGGTAAGGAGTAA
- a CDS encoding C1 family peptidase: MIAINTIKKNLFVLLFVSTQAFSQGLILCNTEKKAMYPKVPAGWLVVCDTLPSSHSLEKFVPPVIEQNGDTSVGFASLYYALSTMYNIKFGITDYNEKYAHSFDPYFIYLFQNNVKENGYNGLFMSSVLDNLSEVGAKKLFYPPYTDSSAKIDPIQIKNALSYTTPYSINKWYYYETKNTPRNSLINIIKKNLCNNTPIITGFEFVNSMISYSSGNLSGVKSDGLWSPDHYTNGVEGHALCVVGYNDNKFGGAFRIVNSWGKNYGDNGYMWLKYDDFAMSIKEVFFLELNQNIKDLTPAVIETKSYKRFSFKNDVNDYNTYEGQYLLNGVNGYGILSNNEENSYYIGKFDNAKMTGFFLILDNDGISSANAVDGNLQSLDKLGFASDESITETQFEAKKYFKKLGDRLSIRKANSSRNSSKSKK, from the coding sequence ATGATTGCTATTAATACAATAAAAAAGAATCTATTTGTGCTTCTATTTGTATCAACACAAGCCTTTAGTCAAGGTTTGATACTATGCAATACAGAAAAAAAAGCTATGTATCCAAAGGTACCTGCTGGATGGTTAGTAGTTTGCGACACTCTACCCTCATCTCATAGCCTTGAAAAATTTGTTCCCCCAGTAATAGAACAAAATGGTGATACGTCTGTAGGTTTTGCTTCTTTATATTATGCTTTATCCACAATGTATAATATAAAGTTTGGAATTACGGATTATAATGAGAAATATGCGCACTCTTTTGACCCTTATTTTATTTATTTATTTCAAAATAATGTTAAAGAAAACGGATACAATGGATTGTTTATGTCTTCAGTTCTCGACAATTTATCTGAGGTCGGAGCTAAGAAGCTATTCTACCCACCATATACAGATAGCAGCGCTAAAATCGATCCAATTCAAATTAAAAATGCTTTAAGTTACACTACGCCTTATAGTATAAACAAATGGTATTATTATGAAACAAAAAACACGCCCAGAAACAGTTTAATAAACATTATCAAAAAAAACTTATGCAATAACACTCCAATAATAACGGGTTTTGAATTTGTTAATTCAATGATTTCGTATTCCTCAGGGAATTTATCCGGAGTAAAAAGTGATGGGTTATGGAGTCCTGATCATTACACTAATGGGGTTGAAGGACATGCTCTTTGCGTGGTTGGTTACAACGACAACAAATTTGGTGGTGCATTTCGAATTGTCAATAGTTGGGGAAAAAATTATGGTGATAATGGATATATGTGGCTAAAATATGATGACTTTGCAATGTCTATTAAAGAAGTTTTTTTTCTTGAGTTAAATCAAAATATTAAGGATTTGACCCCAGCAGTTATAGAAACAAAAAGCTACAAAAGATTCAGCTTTAAAAACGATGTAAACGACTACAACACTTACGAAGGTCAATACCTTTTGAACGGAGTTAATGGTTACGGTATTTTGAGTAATAATGAAGAAAATAGTTATTATATTGGCAAATTTGATAATGCTAAAATGACTGGCTTTTTTCTTATCTTAGATAATGATGGTATTTCTTCAGCCAATGCTGTAGATGGTAATCTTCAAAGTTTAGATAAACTTGGTTTTGCAAGTGATGAAAGTATAACTGAAACACAATTTGAAGCCAAAAAATATTTTAAGAAACTTGGAGATAGATTATCAATTAGAAAAGCTAATTCAAGTAGAAATTCATCAAAATCAAAAAAATGA